Proteins encoded together in one Chitinophaga sp. LS1 window:
- a CDS encoding cytochrome c maturation protein CcmE codes for MKKSNIVLLVLIAVAIGVIVTVAGDFSTYETFATARQKEGKEFQVIGKLDTTKTMLYDPAKDANLFTFYVQDKSGEVCKVIYFGTKPTDFEKAESVVLTGKMIKDGEFHCGKILMKCPSKYKNDQVAVGNKV; via the coding sequence ATGAAGAAGTCTAATATTGTTTTATTGGTGTTGATTGCTGTAGCAATTGGGGTGATTGTAACAGTGGCCGGTGATTTCAGCACCTATGAAACATTCGCCACAGCTCGTCAGAAAGAAGGAAAAGAGTTCCAGGTGATCGGAAAACTGGATACCACCAAAACTATGCTGTATGATCCTGCAAAGGATGCTAACCTGTTTACCTTTTATGTACAGGACAAATCCGGTGAAGTCTGCAAAGTAATTTATTTCGGTACTAAACCCACTGACTTCGAAAAAGCAGAAAGCGTCGTGCTGACTGGCAAAATGATCAAAGATGGTGAATTTCATTGTGGCAAGATCCTTATGAAGTGCCCGTCTAAATATAAAAATGACCAGGTAGCGGTTGGCAACAAAGTATAA